The proteins below come from a single Paludibacter jiangxiensis genomic window:
- a CDS encoding glycoside hydrolase family 28 protein gives MIRRTLKNGLCVLMLSLPVCLFAQLKIVNVTSLGAKGDGVTKNTAVIQKAIDQVSASGGGQVIIPAGRFVTGVIKLKSNVDLHLEKGAYLLATTQRIDYGKGPASALIVADKAEHIALTGYGVIDGQAEGVLKDLQVLLEAGVIQDKEWKTENPWHQVRSAEINRPMLINFEDCNDVQVRNIELKNGSCWVQRYENCRDMVFDGIKVESNTYWNNDGIDLVDCVNAVITNSFFNADDDGICLKSEKRNHCCENITVENCIVRSSANAVKLGTASHGGFKNISIRNIKVYDTFRSAVAIESVDGGVLENIDVNNIKAVNTGNAFVVRLGHRNKDEVISQVRNISIRNMTVEVPKEKPDKGYPMEGPALRYPHNVFPSSVTGLPGHPVQNVKLENIEIVYPGGGDKNVACIAIDSLAKVPENPAGYPEFSMFGELPSWAFYSRHVEGLQLSNVRVSYKEEDFRPAFVFDDVKQLQLDNVNVMSGKAAPALVLSNVKGFDARNVQLPFDNATGIVTLK, from the coding sequence ATGATACGAAGAACCTTGAAAAACGGATTGTGTGTCCTCATGCTATCATTACCGGTATGCTTGTTTGCTCAATTGAAGATAGTCAACGTTACCTCGTTAGGAGCGAAAGGTGACGGCGTTACAAAAAATACTGCGGTAATTCAAAAAGCGATTGATCAGGTTTCGGCTTCCGGTGGCGGACAGGTAATTATCCCTGCCGGACGTTTTGTAACCGGCGTTATAAAACTGAAATCGAACGTCGATCTTCATCTGGAGAAGGGTGCTTACCTGTTGGCCACAACCCAACGGATTGATTATGGCAAAGGACCGGCTTCGGCACTCATTGTTGCCGATAAGGCAGAGCATATAGCACTAACCGGTTATGGAGTTATTGATGGTCAAGCGGAAGGTGTGCTGAAAGATCTTCAGGTATTGCTTGAGGCCGGAGTCATACAGGACAAAGAATGGAAAACCGAAAACCCCTGGCATCAGGTGCGTTCGGCAGAAATTAATCGTCCTATGTTGATTAATTTTGAGGATTGTAACGATGTGCAGGTTCGCAATATTGAACTCAAAAACGGTTCGTGCTGGGTGCAACGTTATGAAAATTGCCGCGACATGGTATTCGACGGCATCAAAGTGGAAAGTAACACCTACTGGAATAACGACGGGATTGATCTGGTGGATTGTGTGAACGCGGTTATTACCAATAGTTTTTTCAATGCCGACGACGATGGCATTTGCCTTAAATCTGAAAAACGGAATCATTGCTGCGAGAATATTACGGTCGAAAATTGTATCGTTCGTTCGAGTGCCAATGCCGTGAAACTGGGTACAGCTTCTCATGGTGGTTTCAAAAATATCTCCATTCGCAACATAAAAGTATACGATACTTTCCGTTCTGCTGTGGCCATAGAGTCCGTTGATGGTGGCGTTTTGGAAAATATCGACGTAAACAACATCAAGGCTGTCAATACGGGCAACGCGTTTGTGGTTCGTCTCGGACATCGCAACAAAGACGAGGTTATCAGTCAGGTACGTAACATTTCCATCCGCAACATGACTGTAGAGGTGCCCAAAGAGAAGCCGGACAAAGGCTATCCGATGGAAGGCCCGGCCTTGCGCTATCCTCACAATGTATTTCCGTCTTCTGTGACCGGTCTTCCCGGCCATCCTGTGCAGAACGTAAAACTAGAGAATATTGAAATCGTTTATCCGGGCGGTGGAGACAAAAACGTGGCTTGTATAGCAATCGACTCTTTGGCGAAGGTTCCCGAAAATCCAGCCGGCTATCCTGAATTCTCGATGTTCGGCGAACTGCCTTCGTGGGCGTTTTACAGCCGCCACGTGGAAGGGTTGCAACTATCGAATGTGCGGGTTTCATACAAAGAGGAAGATTTTCGTCCTGCTTTTGTTTTTGATGACGTGAAACAGTTGCAGCTCGATAATGTCAACGTGATGAGCGGCAAAGCTGCTCCGGCATTGGTACTCAGCAACGTGAAAGGCTTCGATGCCCGTAATGTGCAGTTGCCTTTTGATAATGCAACGGGAATTGTGACGCTGAAATAG